The following coding sequences lie in one Chitinispirillales bacterium ANBcel5 genomic window:
- a CDS encoding 30S ribosomal protein S1 yields MTDSEKKPYVGVDASGNEVDLSDFEESYYKPGQIDEILKDYDKSLEGIEEGQVVRGKILRINDKEVIVDVNFKSEGIIPISEFKNYQEFKPGDEIDVFLEQVEDSEGQIILSKSRADFLRVWDSIYNAYEEQETVEGRLVRRIKGGVVVDLFGVDAFLPGSQIDLRQIPDMDAIIGETFKFRVIKVNKARRNIVVSRRVILEENRYAMREKILAELEKNQVREGTVKNITDFGAFIDLGGVDGLLHITDMSWGRVNHPSEIVALGDKLNVKVLDYNENKERISLGLKQLTEHPWKGIEEKFPEGSKVRGKIVSITDYGAFMELEKGIEGLIHISEMSWTQHIKHPSKIVGIGDIVEAVVLKIDKDSQKISLGFKQLEPDPWENVPSEFPVGTIVSGKVRNIAAFGAFIELKEGVDGLIHISDMSWTKKINHPGEVLKKGDTVEVKVLDIDQDKRRISLGVKQLTEDPWTELAQEFTVGTEIEECEIARILDRGVIVNIAPDVEGFIPLNQLGQEVNHPSAIFKVGDKIPGKVVEFDLEGRKIVLSVNEYFKEKDSSLLEQHKAAFPVSEEQQQAAKPEAPEATAEESAEEKSEEGSEGKEE; encoded by the coding sequence ATGACTGATTCTGAAAAGAAGCCTTATGTAGGTGTTGATGCTTCAGGTAATGAAGTTGACCTTTCGGATTTTGAAGAAAGTTACTACAAACCCGGTCAAATTGATGAAATACTCAAAGACTACGACAAGTCACTCGAAGGTATTGAAGAGGGACAGGTTGTGCGGGGTAAAATTTTGCGTATCAATGATAAGGAAGTTATCGTTGACGTAAACTTTAAGTCGGAAGGTATCATTCCAATTTCCGAATTCAAAAATTATCAGGAATTCAAACCGGGTGATGAAATAGATGTTTTTCTCGAGCAGGTTGAGGATAGCGAGGGACAAATTATTCTCTCAAAATCACGTGCAGACTTTCTCAGGGTCTGGGACAGCATTTACAATGCTTATGAAGAGCAGGAAACTGTTGAAGGAAGACTTGTTAGAAGAATCAAAGGTGGAGTGGTCGTTGACCTGTTTGGTGTCGATGCCTTCTTACCCGGATCACAAATAGATCTCAGACAAATCCCCGATATGGATGCCATTATCGGTGAAACTTTCAAATTCCGCGTTATTAAAGTAAATAAAGCAAGAAGAAACATCGTGGTTTCACGCAGAGTTATTCTGGAAGAAAATCGTTATGCAATGCGTGAAAAAATACTTGCAGAGCTTGAGAAAAATCAGGTTCGCGAAGGAACCGTTAAAAATATCACCGACTTTGGTGCCTTTATCGACCTTGGTGGTGTAGATGGACTGCTTCACATTACCGATATGTCATGGGGAAGAGTTAATCATCCTTCAGAAATCGTAGCTCTGGGTGATAAACTCAATGTAAAAGTCCTCGATTACAACGAAAATAAAGAACGTATCTCACTGGGACTCAAGCAGCTTACTGAACATCCATGGAAGGGAATTGAGGAAAAATTCCCCGAAGGATCAAAAGTGCGCGGTAAAATCGTTTCTATTACCGATTACGGTGCTTTTATGGAACTTGAAAAAGGAATCGAAGGATTAATTCATATCTCTGAGATGTCCTGGACTCAGCACATTAAACATCCTTCCAAAATTGTTGGAATCGGTGATATTGTGGAAGCAGTTGTACTTAAAATTGACAAAGACAGCCAGAAAATCTCTCTTGGATTCAAGCAGCTCGAACCGGATCCATGGGAAAATGTACCATCAGAATTCCCTGTCGGTACTATTGTAAGTGGAAAGGTACGAAACATCGCCGCCTTTGGAGCTTTCATTGAACTGAAAGAGGGCGTAGACGGACTGATTCACATCTCTGATATGTCCTGGACCAAGAAAATCAACCACCCTGGTGAAGTACTGAAAAAAGGCGATACCGTAGAGGTGAAGGTGCTTGATATCGATCAGGATAAAAGAAGAATTTCCCTTGGGGTTAAACAGCTTACAGAGGATCCCTGGACAGAACTTGCTCAGGAATTTACTGTAGGAACAGAGATTGAAGAGTGTGAAATCGCAAGAATTCTTGATAGGGGAGTGATTGTAAACATTGCACCCGATGTTGAAGGATTTATACCTCTCAATCAGCTTGGTCAGGAAGTTAACCATCCATCAGCAATATTTAAAGTGGGCGATAAGATTCCTGGAAAAGTAGTTGAGTTTGATCTTGAAGGACGTAAAATTGTCCTCAGTGTCAATGAGTATTTTAAAGAAAAAGACTCCTCGTTGTTGGAACAGCACAAGGCAGCATTTCCTGTGTCTGAGGAACAACAACAGGCAGCTAAACCTGAAGCACCAGAAGCTACTGCTGAAGAATCCGCAGAGGAGAAATCTGAAGAAGGTAGTGAAGGTAAAGAAGAATAA
- a CDS encoding RluA family pseudouridine synthase, producing the protein MSDNEVLSYTVESQKVGERIDFFLCNEIKRFSRSSIQKLIAVGKVTVNDRVVSKSTKLTKDDTIRVELEDTLFKGDTRPEPQDIPLEVLYEDQHIIAVNKPAGLVVHPGNGNPDQTLVNALLFKTEELSGGSSAERPGIVHRLDKDTSGVILVARNDEAHLELARIFLERKIEKIYNGFCIGTPPVTDGSIDLPIARSRRDPLKRSVHMGGKQSLTEYHVHKSRCGISFMRFKLHTGRTHQIRVHCSHSGFPILGDTLYGGGRERLLRIAPMERAAAFAVFKTFSRQALHARSLRFIHPFSKKTIEIKAPYPCDFLTAMELFEVESGSR; encoded by the coding sequence ATGTCCGATAATGAGGTGTTAAGCTATACCGTTGAATCACAAAAAGTTGGTGAGAGAATCGACTTTTTTCTCTGCAATGAAATAAAACGCTTCTCAAGATCATCGATTCAGAAGTTAATTGCTGTAGGAAAAGTAACGGTAAATGACAGAGTGGTTTCAAAAAGTACCAAACTTACTAAAGATGACACCATTCGGGTTGAGCTTGAAGACACCCTGTTTAAAGGGGATACAAGGCCTGAGCCACAGGATATACCTCTTGAGGTGCTCTATGAAGATCAGCACATCATAGCGGTCAATAAGCCTGCTGGTCTGGTTGTACATCCCGGTAATGGTAATCCAGATCAAACGCTGGTAAATGCACTTCTTTTTAAAACAGAAGAGTTATCGGGTGGATCATCGGCAGAGCGGCCCGGTATTGTTCACCGGCTCGATAAGGACACAAGTGGGGTTATTCTGGTTGCGCGTAACGATGAAGCGCATTTGGAACTGGCCAGGATATTTCTTGAAAGAAAGATAGAGAAAATTTACAACGGTTTTTGTATAGGAACACCACCCGTTACAGATGGCAGTATCGATCTACCCATTGCGCGAAGCAGGCGTGATCCGTTAAAACGATCTGTGCACATGGGGGGTAAACAGTCGCTTACCGAATACCATGTCCATAAATCCAGATGTGGTATCTCCTTTATGCGCTTTAAGCTTCATACAGGCAGAACTCATCAGATACGTGTGCACTGCAGTCATAGCGGATTTCCCATTTTGGGTGATACGCTATACGGTGGTGGAAGAGAGCGGCTTTTAAGAATTGCACCGATGGAACGAGCTGCAGCGTTTGCCGTGTTTAAAACATTTTCCAGACAAGCCCTTCATGCCAGATCTCTTCGCTTCATTCACCCTTTCAGTAAAAAGACAATTGAGATCAAAGCACCCTATCCTTGTGACTTTTTAACGGCTATGGAGTTATTTGAGGTCGAATCAGGCTCAAGATAA
- the tssI gene encoding type VI secretion system tip protein TssI/VgrG has product MPATLSANKTQYLFLCGDLEEDTFRVISFNGTDKISTPYHFTVILKSLRDDIEAEDLINRKSSLYLLHQYDSYSYSGVVFEFEYLGTEGNESIYKVVMVPRLKLIEMNSQTRVFLNMSVPEIIQKVLDDAALTDYYELTTNDSYPQRESVLQYQESDLNFISRLMEEVGIFYFFSEDPHDMQDPCTVKGEKLVITDTSSSFSSIPGDPEIIFRTQSGQLESSGSETLESVNKLVCKKRAVQRAVMVKNYNYRTPEINLSAHKKIDRGIAGTVYNYGTEFSDIDGAEQAAGVVADRIVSNSADVSGESTSARFRAGLRFDLEQHKRQKCNDNYLIYSVFHTGGHNTFGTGALRPTYANKFTAVSSELVENFRPKTNAHIPKVSGVISAMVETNGSQYASLDEMGRYKVRMPFDVSGTPNSEASKPVRLAQPYSGANYGIHFPSHEGTELIMACIDGNPNRPVALGTVPNANNVSPVSSNNCMENIIRTAGKNEILLDDTEEKQKIKIKTAALNSAVLDDENRQLFLQTTDGNKVHLDDENECASWNAGKNNISMSYKSGEEGIVITTANGNIIRSDDENKCITIQTSAGHCIQLDDDAGTIVLADSKGKNSVTLDGSDGLILDSKGEITIKAMKDINIEGQNINLSSTPGEINVKATQDLSLEGLKLNQKATTDVAIEGMNTSIKANMNASMEGNLGAEVKSGVQTKISGTMTEVSGDAINTLKGGMVMIN; this is encoded by the coding sequence ATGCCTGCGACATTAAGCGCCAATAAAACACAATATCTTTTTCTTTGCGGAGATCTGGAAGAAGATACCTTCAGGGTTATCAGTTTTAATGGTACTGATAAGATTTCTACCCCGTACCATTTTACGGTGATATTAAAATCATTAAGAGACGATATCGAGGCTGAGGATCTAATAAACAGAAAATCTTCTCTCTATTTACTTCACCAATATGACTCCTACTCTTATTCGGGAGTAGTTTTTGAGTTTGAATACCTTGGCACAGAAGGCAACGAGAGCATTTATAAGGTGGTGATGGTACCCAGGCTTAAGTTGATAGAGATGAATAGTCAAACCAGAGTATTTCTAAATATGAGTGTACCTGAGATTATTCAGAAGGTACTGGATGATGCAGCGCTTACCGATTACTATGAATTAACTACCAATGACTCTTATCCACAGAGAGAATCAGTTTTGCAGTATCAGGAATCGGATCTCAATTTCATTAGCAGGCTCATGGAAGAGGTTGGGATTTTTTACTTTTTTTCTGAAGATCCACATGACATGCAGGATCCCTGCACCGTAAAAGGCGAAAAACTGGTGATTACGGACACTTCTTCATCCTTTAGCAGCATTCCGGGAGATCCTGAAATAATTTTCAGGACACAATCGGGGCAACTGGAGAGTAGTGGTTCAGAAACTTTGGAGTCGGTAAATAAGTTGGTGTGTAAGAAAAGAGCTGTTCAAAGGGCAGTGATGGTGAAGAATTACAATTATCGCACACCTGAAATTAATCTTTCTGCTCACAAGAAAATTGATAGAGGTATTGCAGGTACTGTCTATAACTATGGAACAGAATTTTCGGATATTGATGGAGCAGAACAGGCTGCCGGAGTTGTTGCGGACAGAATCGTTTCCAACAGTGCCGATGTTTCCGGTGAAAGCACCAGTGCCAGATTCAGAGCAGGGTTACGATTCGATTTAGAACAACATAAACGCCAGAAGTGTAATGATAACTATCTTATCTACTCTGTGTTTCATACCGGAGGTCACAACACCTTTGGTACAGGCGCACTCAGGCCTACATACGCCAATAAATTTACTGCTGTTTCATCTGAGTTGGTTGAAAACTTCAGACCCAAAACAAATGCCCATATTCCCAAAGTGTCTGGTGTTATAAGCGCAATGGTGGAAACAAACGGCTCGCAGTATGCGAGTCTTGATGAGATGGGGCGCTATAAGGTGCGAATGCCTTTTGATGTAAGTGGTACCCCAAATTCAGAGGCTTCAAAACCAGTTCGTCTTGCTCAGCCCTATAGTGGTGCCAACTACGGGATCCACTTTCCTTCCCATGAGGGAACTGAACTCATTATGGCATGTATTGACGGCAACCCTAACAGGCCTGTTGCTCTGGGTACTGTTCCCAATGCCAACAATGTCTCTCCTGTTTCAAGCAACAACTGTATGGAAAACATTATCCGTACAGCTGGTAAAAACGAAATCCTGTTGGATGATACAGAGGAGAAACAGAAGATAAAGATCAAAACGGCAGCTCTGAACTCGGCGGTCCTTGATGATGAAAACCGACAGCTCTTTTTGCAAACAACAGATGGAAATAAAGTACATCTTGATGATGAAAACGAGTGCGCGTCATGGAACGCGGGGAAAAATAATATCTCAATGAGTTACAAAAGCGGCGAAGAGGGAATAGTAATTACTACCGCAAATGGTAATATAATTAGATCTGATGATGAAAATAAGTGCATTACTATTCAAACAAGTGCTGGTCATTGCATACAGCTTGATGATGATGCCGGGACTATTGTACTTGCTGATTCAAAGGGAAAAAACAGTGTTACTCTTGATGGTTCGGATGGCCTGATTCTCGACTCCAAAGGAGAGATCACTATCAAAGCCATGAAAGATATAAACATTGAAGGACAAAACATCAATTTATCATCTACTCCTGGCGAAATTAATGTCAAAGCAACACAGGATCTGTCACTTGAAGGTTTGAAGCTTAATCAAAAGGCAACTACCGATGTTGCCATTGAGGGAATGAATACCAGTATTAAAGCGAATATGAATGCTTCAATGGAAGGCAATCTGGGGGCAGAAGTCAAATCAGGCGTGCAAACTAAAATCAGCGGTACAATGACCGAAGTCAGTGGAGATGCTATAAATACCCTGAAGGGTGGTATGGTGATGATTAATTAA
- a CDS encoding AAA family ATPase, whose amino-acid sequence MATLKLPKAPSVLFFFGLAGAGKSFVGDVAARATGRFLYHADDDLTDEMKKALTEKRRFTDGMRDEYFTIIAKRISELQKTYKTLIVTQGAYKRRNRRFLSSIIEDMEMVWVDADEKLILSRLQARSGILSAESFLTLKKDFEPPFDTKKVIINNSTEKEILAQLKRYYGDS is encoded by the coding sequence ATGGCGACACTAAAGCTCCCCAAAGCTCCCTCAGTGCTCTTTTTCTTCGGTCTTGCAGGGGCGGGAAAGAGCTTTGTAGGGGATGTGGCAGCACGAGCTACAGGCAGGTTTCTTTACCATGCAGATGATGACCTTACAGATGAAATGAAAAAAGCCTTAACCGAAAAAAGGCGTTTCACAGATGGAATGAGAGATGAATACTTTACCATAATAGCCAAACGAATAAGTGAACTTCAGAAAACCTACAAGACTCTTATTGTAACACAGGGAGCATATAAACGAAGAAATCGCCGCTTTCTTTCATCCATAATTGAAGACATGGAGATGGTATGGGTTGATGCTGATGAAAAATTGATTCTAAGCAGACTGCAAGCCCGAAGCGGTATCCTGAGCGCAGAGAGTTTTTTGACCCTGAAAAAAGATTTTGAACCCCCGTTTGACACCAAAAAAGTAATTATAAACAATAGTACAGAAAAAGAGATACTGGCTCAGCTAAAGCGCTATTACGGAGATTCTTGA
- the icmH gene encoding type IVB secretion system protein IcmH/DotU gives MDLNLSKGGFRRESLSTLCTDLFLIVIKMRDAEDLGETKALRKLIFYFITQFEKNCSAIGIAQQTTEAVKYALIALLDETVLSVPGEARDVWIVNPMQLEIYGDNIAGKEFYEKLDLLLQEPAKNLDALEVFYLCLSLGFEGKYKIGNAEEREEKIRDLARTLIKLDKNRIDSLSPHAIRMSVAKKKKGVQKTGILPLWVFGSALTSILIIAWFVMRFISLDSAKFVTELISR, from the coding sequence ATGGACCTGAATCTATCCAAAGGAGGATTCAGGCGCGAAAGTCTCAGCACTCTCTGTACAGATCTGTTTTTAATTGTAATAAAGATGCGCGATGCTGAAGATTTGGGTGAAACCAAAGCTCTTAGAAAGCTCATTTTCTATTTTATCACTCAATTTGAAAAAAACTGTTCTGCCATCGGAATTGCGCAACAAACAACAGAAGCAGTAAAATATGCACTGATAGCACTGCTGGATGAAACTGTTTTATCGGTACCCGGTGAAGCCAGAGATGTGTGGATCGTTAATCCTATGCAGCTTGAAATCTACGGCGACAATATTGCAGGAAAAGAATTCTATGAGAAATTAGACCTGCTTCTTCAGGAACCAGCCAAAAATCTGGATGCCCTTGAAGTCTTTTACCTTTGCCTCTCTCTTGGTTTTGAAGGCAAATACAAGATAGGCAATGCAGAGGAGCGAGAGGAGAAAATCAGAGATCTTGCCAGAACACTTATCAAGCTGGATAAAAACAGAATTGATTCTCTTTCACCGCATGCAATACGTATGTCTGTTGCTAAGAAGAAAAAAGGTGTTCAGAAAACCGGCATTTTACCACTGTGGGTCTTTGGAAGCGCTCTTACTTCAATTTTAATAATAGCATGGTTTGTAATGCGATTCATAAGCTTAGATTCGGCAAAGTTTGTCACTGAGCTCATATCACGGTAA
- the cmk gene encoding (d)CMP kinase: protein MIIAIDGPAGSGKSSTARAVASKLGITFLDTGAMYRAITLKALRENIAHDDDEKLADLVKNTKLRFSETGSKTLVLMDDEDVTEPIRGEAVTSHVSDYCARDVVRESLVEQQRQISSGRSVVAEGRDIGTAVFPDAQIKIFMCASVKERALRRKRDFDKLGIEKSVDELIKEIEIRDLKDSTRKNSPLCKAEDAIELDTTGMTLEEQIDFIVKKASAFLGTETRNS from the coding sequence ATGATCATTGCCATAGACGGTCCGGCTGGTTCGGGGAAAAGTTCTACTGCCAGGGCTGTTGCCAGTAAGCTTGGGATTACCTTTTTAGATACCGGCGCTATGTACAGAGCAATTACCCTAAAGGCTCTGAGAGAAAATATAGCTCATGATGATGATGAGAAACTGGCTGATCTTGTGAAGAATACTAAACTACGCTTTTCTGAAACAGGTTCAAAAACATTGGTTCTTATGGATGATGAGGATGTAACTGAGCCCATAAGAGGGGAAGCGGTTACCAGTCATGTTTCAGATTATTGTGCCAGGGATGTGGTACGGGAATCGCTTGTTGAACAACAGCGCCAAATCAGCTCAGGAAGAAGTGTTGTTGCCGAGGGAAGAGATATCGGTACCGCTGTGTTTCCAGATGCGCAAATAAAGATTTTTATGTGTGCATCGGTTAAAGAGAGGGCACTTAGACGTAAACGTGACTTCGACAAATTGGGTATAGAGAAGAGTGTGGATGAACTGATAAAAGAGATTGAGATCAGAGATTTAAAGGACTCCACACGTAAAAATAGTCCTCTGTGTAAGGCTGAGGATGCGATAGAGTTGGATACCACGGGTATGACTCTGGAAGAGCAGATAGATTTTATTGTAAAAAAGGCATCCGCATTTCTCGGTACTGAGACTCGGAATTCCTGA
- the tssK gene encoding type VI secretion system baseplate subunit TssK produces the protein MFTNDKVVWKEGLFLQPQHFQQSERFLLSSMQSRFSAYNQFYFGFLQYDINMDALANNTFSLNTAKGVMPDGTYFSIPDSDSLPQTRSFEDFFSHEQMSLDVYLALPLAIPGRATVTEPNVSVTAARYKSRNQSLTDEVFGQQKKDIETAQTNFTILFANESRDNFTSMPIARLIRTANGQVIVDKSFIPPILHISASGTLCSQLRSMLEMLLAKSSNLSQGRKQQKGGFAEFASTEMTPMALLQTINTYTPVLNHLFNNPNVHPYDLYLVLLQFSGALCTFSADTSIASLPPYQHSSLSMSFVQLETVVRNILGADIEAGCSVIPLSEISPATYLATINDQKLFDVASFYLGVQADLPQKELVVGCLSRIKISPRNQLDTLIQSAMPGLPIMYASNPPADLSSKPGFIYFSVNQKHVLWDGIKATGSLALYFPNDYPNLKLELLALNS, from the coding sequence ATGTTCACTAACGACAAAGTAGTATGGAAAGAAGGACTATTTTTACAGCCTCAGCACTTTCAGCAGAGTGAACGGTTTCTGCTTTCATCCATGCAGTCCCGATTTTCTGCATATAACCAATTCTATTTTGGTTTTTTGCAGTACGACATCAATATGGATGCCCTGGCCAACAACACTTTTTCACTAAACACCGCAAAAGGTGTAATGCCCGATGGGACCTATTTTTCTATCCCGGACAGCGATTCCCTGCCTCAAACCCGAAGCTTTGAAGACTTTTTCTCCCATGAACAGATGTCACTGGATGTTTACCTTGCACTACCCCTTGCTATTCCCGGAAGGGCTACTGTAACAGAGCCAAATGTTTCAGTAACAGCAGCCAGATACAAGAGCAGAAATCAATCGCTTACCGATGAAGTGTTCGGGCAGCAAAAAAAAGATATAGAAACAGCCCAAACCAATTTCACCATTTTGTTTGCGAACGAATCCAGAGACAACTTTACCTCTATGCCCATTGCAAGACTGATCAGGACTGCAAACGGGCAGGTAATAGTAGATAAAAGTTTTATCCCTCCCATACTCCATATCTCAGCTTCAGGAACGCTCTGTTCTCAACTTAGGTCAATGCTTGAGATGCTTCTCGCGAAAAGCAGCAATCTCTCTCAGGGCAGAAAACAGCAAAAGGGAGGCTTTGCAGAGTTTGCTTCTACAGAAATGACTCCAATGGCTCTTCTTCAAACAATTAATACCTATACACCTGTTTTAAATCATCTGTTTAACAACCCCAATGTTCACCCTTATGACCTTTACTTAGTATTACTTCAGTTTAGCGGAGCGTTATGCACCTTTTCAGCAGACACCAGTATCGCTTCGCTGCCCCCATATCAACACTCATCACTATCAATGTCCTTTGTGCAACTTGAAACGGTAGTTCGCAATATATTGGGAGCTGATATAGAGGCCGGATGCTCAGTAATACCACTTTCAGAAATTAGCCCTGCTACCTACCTTGCCACAATCAATGACCAGAAGCTCTTTGATGTTGCAAGTTTTTATTTAGGTGTTCAGGCAGATCTGCCCCAAAAGGAGCTGGTTGTAGGCTGTCTTTCCCGAATTAAAATTAGCCCTCGTAACCAGCTCGATACACTTATTCAATCTGCTATGCCCGGTTTACCTATTATGTATGCTTCAAATCCTCCGGCAGATCTTTCTTCCAAACCGGGTTTTATCTATTTTTCAGTTAACCAAAAACATGTACTATGGGATGGAATAAAGGCTACCGGTTCTCTTGCCTTGTATTTTCCAAATGATTACCCTAATTTAAAACTTGAACTTCTGGCGTTAAACTCCTGA
- a CDS encoding class I SAM-dependent methyltransferase has protein sequence MSKDRQNKEKNFWDNYAKKYDSLIQKIKPTYNLLIGYILEYIDSSKDVLEIASGTGIITLEIAEKANKVYGCDISPEMVNVANEKLNKTKIKNIKFEVQDAYELDYMEESFDIVIASNVLHIMINPERALSSVYKVLKPNGILIAPTYCHGENLITRFISSLMSIVGFKAYQKWSISEFENFTESNKYKIIEFKIIKGKIPLAFVVTKKI, from the coding sequence ATGAGTAAAGATAGACAAAATAAAGAGAAGAATTTTTGGGACAATTATGCAAAGAAATATGATTCATTAATACAAAAAATTAAACCGACATATAATCTGCTAATAGGATATATTCTCGAATACATTGATTCATCTAAAGATGTTTTAGAAATAGCATCGGGTACAGGAATTATTACTTTAGAGATAGCTGAAAAAGCAAATAAAGTATATGGTTGTGATATATCTCCTGAGATGGTAAATGTAGCAAATGAAAAATTAAATAAAACAAAAATTAAAAATATAAAATTTGAAGTACAAGATGCATATGAGTTAGATTATATGGAAGAGTCATTTGATATTGTTATAGCATCAAATGTTTTACATATTATGATTAACCCAGAAAGAGCATTGTCATCTGTATATAAGGTACTAAAACCTAATGGTATATTGATTGCACCAACATATTGCCATGGTGAAAACCTTATTACTAGATTCATATCAAGTTTAATGTCAATAGTAGGTTTTAAAGCTTATCAAAAATGGTCTATAAGTGAATTTGAAAATTTTACAGAATCTAATAAATACAAAATAATCGAATTTAAGATAATAAAAGGTAAAATACCCTTAGCATTTGTTGTAACTAAAAAAATATAA
- a CDS encoding geranylgeranylglycerol-phosphate geranylgeranyltransferase, with the protein MNKLLPYLQLIRLANVVMTGLAVFLGIWLSMNLHFPGTALLMIAAMSATGFGNVINDIHDISSDCINHPHRPLPRGLITKSAASIYALILVVIALVSALLVSSFHSGATLVPLLILSLYAFYLKKTPLAGNFLVATLVAYALLFGTLPDSGWEKLLIPALLAFLLNFSREIVKDVQDFKGDKAAGHKTSAVLSLNTLKKILVITSALYLTLLFVPFALGDFGLIYVIVCSLFVLPLHGTWFLNLFGNKLTRRAAKTSKLLKFEMLAGLSALALDKLF; encoded by the coding sequence ATGAATAAGCTACTCCCCTATTTGCAGTTAATTCGTTTAGCCAATGTAGTTATGACTGGTCTTGCAGTTTTTCTTGGCATTTGGCTTTCGATGAACCTTCACTTCCCCGGCACAGCTCTCTTGATGATAGCTGCAATGTCTGCTACAGGGTTTGGGAATGTAATTAATGATATCCATGATATCTCCTCTGATTGTATTAATCACCCACATCGTCCCCTGCCCAGAGGGCTCATCACAAAATCAGCAGCCAGTATTTATGCGCTTATTTTGGTTGTTATTGCTCTGGTATCGGCGCTTTTGGTCTCCTCATTTCACAGTGGAGCCACTTTAGTTCCACTGCTAATCCTCAGTCTGTATGCCTTCTATTTAAAAAAAACACCCCTTGCCGGTAATTTTTTAGTAGCCACGTTGGTCGCTTATGCTCTGCTTTTTGGGACATTGCCAGACTCAGGATGGGAGAAGCTTTTAATTCCTGCGTTGCTGGCTTTCTTATTAAATTTTAGCCGCGAAATAGTCAAAGATGTACAGGATTTTAAAGGCGACAAAGCTGCGGGCCATAAAACATCAGCAGTTCTTTCCTTAAACACCCTTAAAAAGATTCTGGTCATTACTTCTGCGCTCTACCTGACTTTGCTCTTTGTGCCATTTGCTCTGGGTGATTTTGGGCTTATCTATGTGATTGTATGCTCACTCTTTGTTCTACCACTACACGGGACATGGTTTTTGAACCTGTTTGGAAACAAACTTACCCGTAGAGCTGCTAAAACTTCAAAACTACTAAAATTTGAAATGCTTGCTGGACTGTCAGCTCTTGCCCTCGATAAGCTTTTTTGA
- the lspA gene encoding signal peptidase II codes for MGKIILKHKWLIMVVVAAVGFFLDWYTKHLAESKLTMGVPVSVIGEYFQFLLVYNRGALFGFNPANWISWFPTTSFFLGFSVIAVIFLLFYYRSLAKHEIILHWGLVMILPGALGNMFDRIIHPQKGVIDFLKVGISQDVYWPIFNLADVYLTIGIGLILLSYFKERSETVPNHREVSATSNSAEEKKVETKESSN; via the coding sequence TTGGGAAAAATAATACTTAAACATAAGTGGCTTATAATGGTTGTGGTTGCTGCTGTGGGTTTCTTTTTGGACTGGTACACAAAACACCTGGCAGAATCGAAGCTGACGATGGGAGTGCCGGTATCTGTGATAGGTGAGTATTTTCAATTTTTACTGGTCTATAACAGAGGGGCTTTATTTGGCTTCAATCCCGCTAACTGGATCTCCTGGTTTCCAACAACGTCGTTTTTTCTCGGTTTCTCCGTTATTGCCGTCATTTTCCTCCTCTTTTATTACCGATCGTTGGCTAAACATGAAATTATTCTTCACTGGGGTTTGGTAATGATTTTACCCGGTGCCCTTGGGAATATGTTTGACAGGATTATTCATCCCCAAAAGGGTGTTATCGATTTTTTAAAGGTTGGGATATCACAGGATGTTTACTGGCCAATCTTCAATCTGGCAGATGTGTATCTGACCATTGGAATCGGATTAATACTACTCAGTTATTTTAAAGAGAGAAGCGAAACAGTTCCAAACCATAGGGAAGTAAGCGCTACTTCCAACAGTGCTGAAGAGAAAAAGGTTGAAACTAAGGAAAGTTCTAACTGA